The following is a genomic window from Marinobacter sp. NP-4(2019).
CCCAGAATGCTGAATGACAGTGAGCGGGTCAGGCACCACCCAGTGAACAAAGCAATCAGGATTGCAACCAGGGGAATCAGCAAACCACCGGTGATCAGTTCCAGCCAGCGGAATAACGTCCCGCCCGCCAACTGGGCGTCGGCCCAGATGTTGAATGACAGCAACGTGCCCAGCCCGGCAAACCACACCAGCGTCCCCATAATGAAAGCCGACCAGCCCCGGGGCGAGCCGGTCCATTCCCGAAACCAGCCTACCACCGGCTCCAGCAGAGCCAGTGAGGTGGTCCACACTACCAGGACCACCAGCAGGAACGCAGCAGCGATAATAAACTGACTGCCCGGCAGGGGAGCCAGCGCAACCGGCAACGAAACGAACAACAGGCTGAAGCCACGCGCACCGTCAAAACTGCCACCGCTGGTCGCGGTGGCGAAAATCAGCACACCCGCCAGAATCGCGATCAGGGTATCCATCAACACCACCGCAAGCACCGATCGCTTCAGCTTAACTCCGACCGGCGTGTAAGCACCGAAGATCGACCACACCCCCATTCCCAGCCCCAGAGTGAAAAAGGCATGGAAAAGCGCAGCCTTGAGGCTGCCGATCGTGACATCCTCCGGGCGGAACTGCAGAATCTCAGCCACCGCCCCCTCCAGGCGACCATGCCAGCCTGCCAGGGCAAACAATCCCAGCAGCAACAGCAGGGATAGCGGCACCAGCGACCGGAACACCCGCTCGAGCCCCTTGACCACCCCCTGAATGGACACCCAGATCACCAGCACGACAAAGAACAGGTGCCATGCCATGAACATCCGGTAGTCACGGGTATCCGATACCATATCCGCCAGTACCGCGGTGGCTTCCGCCTCTCCGGCATTGTTGAACACGCCCAGGGCACCATAGAACACGTAAGCCAGAGCAATCGACCCGAACACCGCGGTGTAGGACAGCACCAGGAACGCCGCGATAATGCTGAGCCGCCCCGCAAACATCCACCATCGGGAACAGCGGGTACTGCGAATATAACCGTCCATCGCCAACACGATGCCGTGACGCGCATACCGGCCCATTGCAGACTCCGTCACCATCAGCGGCAGCGTAACCAGTAACAGACAAGCCACGTACAGCAGGATGAACCAGCCACCGCCGTGCTGCCCCGCCAGATAAGGGAACTGCCACAAGTTGGCAAGGCCCACGGTGGCACCGACCGCGGCCCAGAAAAAAGTCGACTTGCGGGTCCAGGACCCGATGGGGGTTTCGTATGGTGCAGGCATTCAACATTCCGACAGAGCTGAACTGAGCATTGTAGCGGATGAATCTCCCCGGCTACGACCACCGAAGGGGTCTGTCACGCTGATTTCGTGACCGATCTGGCACTCCTGAGCTACAATGCGCGCTTTCCCGGCTTGTACTATACCCGGCAAATTTTTATCCGAACCCGGATTATCGATTCATGAGCAAAAAGAAACCCGGACCCCAGAGCAATACCATTGCCCTGAACAAGAAGGCAAAACACGAATACCACATCGAGGAGCGCTTCGAGGCTGGCCTCGCCCTCCTCGGCTGGGAAGTGAAATCCCTGCGCGCCGGCAAGGCACAGCTGACCGATGCCTACGTGCTGCTCAAGGATGGCGAGGCATGGCTGCTGGGCTCACATTTTACCCCGCTGATCACGGCGTCCACCCATGTCATTGCGGATCCGACGCGCACCCGTAAGCTGCTGCTGCACGCCAAGGAAATCGCCAAAATCGTTGGCAAGGTCAACCAGAGCGGCTACACCTGCATCCCCCTGGCCCTGTACTGGAAACAGAACAAGGTCAAATGCGAAATTGCCCTGGTAAAAGGCAAAAAATTGTTCGACAAGCGTGCCACCGAGAAAGAACGGGACTGGAACCGCCAGAAACAGCGCATTCTCCGCGACGCCAATGCCTGACTCTGGATGCGGCAAATCCATGTCGCATCCGCAACCACTTTTACCCTCCCCTCAATCGGCCTATACTCTTTGTTCTGATCGCCGATACGCCACGACTCCGTGGTATTGATGTCCGTTCGGCAACTGGATTGCACACAGAACGGAGGACCCCATGTCCCTTAGCAAAACCGCCATGTCAGCCGTGGATCGGTCCTGGCTGCGCATGGACAGTCCCACAAACCCCATGATGATTTCAGCGGTCCTGATCTTTGATCAGCCGCTCTCCCTCAAGCGCCTGAAACGCACCCTGAACGAACGCTTCCTGTGCTTTCGCCGCTTTCGCCAACGTGTGATTCAGGAAGGTCAGCGGGTGTACTGGCAGGATGACCCGCTGTTTGATATCGACAACCATATCCATCGTATCGCCCTGCCCGGAGCCGGCGACAAAGCCGAACTTCAGGTGCTGACCAGCGACCTTGGCAGCACGGCGCTCGACACCCGCCGCCCCCTCTGGGACATCCATTACATCGATAATTACGACGGCGGCTGCGCCCTGCTGGTTCGCATTCACCACTGCATTGCCGATGGCATCTCGCTGGTACGGGTCCTGTTGTCACTTACCGACAAGACACCGGAAACGAAACTCAGCCACATTGCTACCACTACGCAGCCCAAAGAATCGCAGGCCGGTGGCCGTCTTCGCCGTTTCACCCACCGCCTGCTCGATAGCGGCCAAACTGCCCTCGAGCAAGGCCGGCTGTTCCTGAACTCGCTGCGCAAGGAGCCGGATTATCCGGTCAAGCTGGCTACGGCAGCAGGCAATATCGCCATCGACGTGATCAAACTCGGTGTTGCGCGGTTTGAACCCAAAACCGGCCTGCTCTCACCTCTCAGTGGCCGCAAAGAGGCGGCCTGGGCCGAGCCCCTGAGCCTGGCGGAAGTCAAACTTTGCGCCCGTGCATTGAAAGGCACCGCCAACGATGTCCTGCTGTGCGCGGCTGCCGGGGCACTACAACGCCATTTCCGGGAAACCGGAGAGCACATCCCAGAGTGCGGTATCCGTGTGGCTGTCCCCTTCAACCTACGCCCCCTGAACCAGCCCATCGAGACGCTGGGCAACCAGTTCGGACTGGTGCTGGTATGCCTGCCGGTCGAGGTGAATTGCCCGCTGATGCGTTTCCGCCAGGTGCAGGAGAACATGAACCGCCTCAAACGCTCTTACCAGGCTCAGGTGACCTACAGCCTGCTGGATCTGTTTGGTCGCGGTCCCGATATCCTGGAGCGGCGGGCGTTGGCACTACTGAGCAATAAGGCCTCTGCCGTGCTGACTAACGTGCCCGGCCCCAAGGAGGCGGTCTACCTGGCCGGCGCGAAACTGGTCCAACCCATGTTCTGGGTGCCACAGAGCGGCAATATCGGTATTGGCATGAGCATCTTCAGTTACGCGGGCACGGTGCAGTTCGGCATCACCATCGACAGGGCCATCAACGCCGACCCGAACGCGGTGATGGGGTATTTCCGTGAAAGTTTCGCCGAACTGAGGGACGCTGCACTTCAGCGCAATGAGCTTACAACCGCCCGGACCGCCAGCTGATAGGTACAAATCCCCAGGCAGGATCGCAAAACTAAACAAGGAAGTCCTTGAAGTTGCGGGAACCGGCCACATATACTGTCGGTAAGGGGACGACATGGCTTCGACGCTGGTGGCGAACCCTTGGGTGCATGTCGAGATGGCAGCCAATCTCGTTAATCCAAAGCTGCAACGCAATAGTCGCAAACGACGAAAACTACGCACTAGCAGCGTAAGCTGCTAGTCGTCCTGACCGGGTCGCCCGTAGCCCGGAAGCAACATCTCAGGACGTCATCGCTTACGGGATGCTCCTTTAACCAGAGCTCACTGGTTAGAGG
Proteins encoded in this region:
- a CDS encoding sodium-dependent transporter translates to MPAPYETPIGSWTRKSTFFWAAVGATVGLANLWQFPYLAGQHGGGWFILLYVACLLLVTLPLMVTESAMGRYARHGIVLAMDGYIRSTRCSRWWMFAGRLSIIAAFLVLSYTAVFGSIALAYVFYGALGVFNNAGEAEATAVLADMVSDTRDYRMFMAWHLFFVVLVIWVSIQGVVKGLERVFRSLVPLSLLLLLGLFALAGWHGRLEGAVAEILQFRPEDVTIGSLKAALFHAFFTLGLGMGVWSIFGAYTPVGVKLKRSVLAVVLMDTLIAILAGVLIFATATSGGSFDGARGFSLLFVSLPVALAPLPGSQFIIAAAFLLVVLVVWTTSLALLEPVVGWFREWTGSPRGWSAFIMGTLVWFAGLGTLLSFNIWADAQLAGGTLFRWLELITGGLLIPLVAILIALFTGWCLTRSLSFSILGKTPWLFGRIWYWVMRLVLPAVVAVIGISYTLFSLDNLCGGGEQAKWCRQISPVVATPRQAPPVNGKQSGGGQVTEPSQSVPADGEARPARHDDAPGSDPAPKKGPKRDEILYHSV
- the smpB gene encoding SsrA-binding protein SmpB — translated: MSKKKPGPQSNTIALNKKAKHEYHIEERFEAGLALLGWEVKSLRAGKAQLTDAYVLLKDGEAWLLGSHFTPLITASTHVIADPTRTRKLLLHAKEIAKIVGKVNQSGYTCIPLALYWKQNKVKCEIALVKGKKLFDKRATEKERDWNRQKQRILRDANA
- a CDS encoding wax ester/triacylglycerol synthase family O-acyltransferase, yielding MSLSKTAMSAVDRSWLRMDSPTNPMMISAVLIFDQPLSLKRLKRTLNERFLCFRRFRQRVIQEGQRVYWQDDPLFDIDNHIHRIALPGAGDKAELQVLTSDLGSTALDTRRPLWDIHYIDNYDGGCALLVRIHHCIADGISLVRVLLSLTDKTPETKLSHIATTTQPKESQAGGRLRRFTHRLLDSGQTALEQGRLFLNSLRKEPDYPVKLATAAGNIAIDVIKLGVARFEPKTGLLSPLSGRKEAAWAEPLSLAEVKLCARALKGTANDVLLCAAAGALQRHFRETGEHIPECGIRVAVPFNLRPLNQPIETLGNQFGLVLVCLPVEVNCPLMRFRQVQENMNRLKRSYQAQVTYSLLDLFGRGPDILERRALALLSNKASAVLTNVPGPKEAVYLAGAKLVQPMFWVPQSGNIGIGMSIFSYAGTVQFGITIDRAINADPNAVMGYFRESFAELRDAALQRNELTTARTAS